Proteins from one Verrucomicrobiota bacterium genomic window:
- a CDS encoding endo-polygalacturonase: MSGWSHSYVNFETDGPVEVEISKVTGGGIRKANVHPVRFGSNVFLQGGKAFCTLAKPCLVAVDIDGAMDDPQTNTTPRHALSIFANPIFKNKPRLGDPTVYAVKPGQKPATNGMWKTLYFLPGVHDVGLNYPLHANKNYYIPGDAIVYGTLQGKGGHDIRFFGCGTISGDRLPHPSVLKLSWPKTADYTPLSIGEPYASTVEGITIANPAYWACMLHAPNTDAKRPTLVHWVKIIGWRGNTDGFGTQANSVVEDCFIRTQDDVIYPAGLGIRRLVIWNDVNGSAFLLTSLSAQKGRPLVVEDCDVIYARQSWHDGGNGGRIFNMRGEGGGEAGREVIFRNIRVEDPWPTQQAFLIQMATEKPYAWPEPKTRKPGDLTGILFQNIQIAAPSIYGQLNILWGGPECKIRDLTFDNVTIGGKKLQSLQDFKTNKYVENIHFK; the protein is encoded by the coding sequence TTGAGCGGCTGGAGCCATTCCTATGTGAATTTCGAGACGGACGGACCGGTGGAGGTGGAAATTTCCAAAGTAACCGGCGGAGGGATTCGTAAGGCCAACGTCCATCCCGTGCGTTTTGGTTCGAATGTTTTTCTCCAGGGTGGCAAAGCTTTCTGTACCCTGGCCAAGCCCTGTCTGGTGGCGGTGGATATCGATGGGGCGATGGATGACCCGCAAACCAACACTACGCCACGACATGCGCTCTCCATCTTCGCCAATCCCATCTTCAAGAATAAGCCGCGACTGGGAGATCCGACGGTGTATGCCGTCAAACCCGGCCAGAAGCCTGCCACAAATGGCATGTGGAAAACCCTTTACTTTCTGCCCGGCGTGCATGACGTCGGCCTTAACTATCCCCTGCACGCCAACAAAAACTATTATATCCCGGGGGATGCCATAGTTTATGGCACCCTCCAAGGAAAAGGAGGGCATGACATCCGGTTTTTTGGCTGCGGAACCATTTCAGGAGATCGTCTGCCTCACCCGTCTGTGCTAAAGCTAAGCTGGCCGAAAACGGCTGACTACACCCCCCTCTCGATAGGCGAGCCCTATGCCTCCACGGTCGAAGGCATCACCATTGCGAACCCGGCCTATTGGGCCTGCATGTTGCACGCCCCGAATACCGATGCCAAACGCCCCACGCTGGTGCATTGGGTGAAGATCATTGGTTGGCGGGGTAACACGGACGGCTTTGGCACCCAGGCCAATTCGGTGGTCGAGGACTGCTTCATCCGCACTCAGGATGACGTCATCTATCCAGCGGGCTTGGGCATTCGCCGCCTGGTCATTTGGAACGACGTTAATGGCTCAGCCTTCCTGCTCACCAGTCTATCGGCGCAAAAAGGCCGGCCTTTGGTTGTGGAGGATTGCGATGTGATTTATGCCAGGCAGAGCTGGCATGACGGTGGTAATGGCGGCCGGATTTTCAACATGCGCGGAGAAGGTGGCGGAGAAGCCGGACGCGAGGTCATTTTCCGGAATATTCGCGTGGAGGATCCCTGGCCGACGCAACAAGCTTTCCTGATCCAGATGGCCACTGAGAAGCCCTACGCCTGGCCGGAGCCCAAGACGCGCAAACCGGGCGACCTAACCGGCATCCTTTTTCAGAATATTCAAATCGCGGCACCAAGCATCTACGGGCAACTCAATATTCTCTGGGGTGGTCCTGAGTGCAAGATCCGCGATCTGACGTTCGACAACGTCACCATCGGCGGGAAGAAGCTGCAGTCGCTTCAGGATTTTAAAACCAACAAATATGTGGAGAATATCCATTTCAAATGA